One region of Streptococcus salivarius genomic DNA includes:
- a CDS encoding DUF4649 family protein — protein MIEVTYLNTAKQEKHTSFEDYNEFVRAQQACWIALPDSTPVTKVTINGHDIGYKGQYGDLYFYIMKLDLAQYQ, from the coding sequence ATGATTGAAGTAACTTATTTAAATACCGCCAAGCAAGAAAAACACACTTCCTTTGAAGATTACAATGAATTTGTTAGGGCACAGCAAGCTTGTTGGATTGCCTTACCAGATTCAACGCCAGTCACTAAGGTGACAATAAACGGACATGATATTGGCTACAAGGGACAATATGGTGACCTTTACTTTTATATTATGAAGTTAGACTTGGCACAATATCAGTAA